The Clostridium sp. DL-VIII DNA window AAAAATGCTAGCTGGTGCTTTTAATATTGAATCAGGAGAAAACGAGTATTTTGATAAGGATTTATTAGACAAGAGGAATTCTATACTTAGGGCGAGTATAGCAATACCATTAGCATTTCCATTCGAAAAAATTAATGGTAAGTATTATGCAGACGGAGGCCTCTTAGAGCCTATACCAATTAATAAATCAATAGCTGATGGTAATGATAGGAATATAATAGTTCTAACAAGAAATGAAGGATATAGGAAAAAACAATCTAAAGCTAACATGATGACGTACAGACTTTATAAAAATAAATATCCTAAATTAGCTAATGTACTAAGAGACAGACATATTAAATATAATGAACAGCTTGATTATTGTAAGAAGTTAGAAGATGCTGGAAGAGCGATTATAATAAGGCCAACTGTAGATATGAATATAAATAGATTTGAAAAAGATAAGGTTAGACTGAAATCAATATACGAAAATGGTTATGATTTAGTTATAAAAGATAAAGATAAAATACTAAGTTATATAAAATAGGTTGCTTTTATTTACAAAATTATGTTAAGTATGCTGCTGGATTTTTATATAAAAGTAAATATATGCAGAAAGAGTAGTGGAAGATTGCAAACTGCTCTTTTTTATTTTATATATAAAGTTGCCATATTTTTATGTGTCTTATAATAAAAATAAAGTTTACTAATATGAGGGAATGTATTAGTATTTTTGCGTTGATTGATGATCAGATGAGAATGATTCAAACACATATGATAGTTAAAAAAGTATATATAAACTCAATTGCTAATAGTAAAAAGTTAAGAAATTATAAAAAATCAGAATTTATAAAACCTTTATAATAAGTTTTTCCTCTTATGTAATAGGAGCTTCAAAAGAAAGAGAGGTGTAAATATGGAAATAGAAGAAATAGTAACGCGTTGCAAGAACGGAGAAAGGGAAGCATTTCGTGAACTCTTACAAACTGTGGAAAGAAAAGCACTAGCAACTGCTTATTTTTTGTCAGGGAATAGAGGAATAGCTGAGGACATACTTCAAGAAACATATATGAAATGCTTTATTGAGATAAATAAACTTAAAGAGCCACAAGCGTTTAAAGTATGGTTTTTTAAAATACTTGTCCGAACTGGATGGGAAATGTCAAAAAGACAATCAATCTTAGTTCCTACAGAAATAACATCAGAAAATGAGAAACTATTTTATGATAAAAATAGAGATAGTAATAATGTAATTGATGAGTACGAAATAAAGAATGTTATGGAAAATGCCATAAATAATTTAAGCCAAAATTTAAAAACAGTTGTTATTCTATATTACTATAATGATATGTCTATAGATGAAATTTCAAGAGTTACAGGATGTTTCAAAGCTACAATAAAATCGCGCTTGTTTTATGCAAGAGCTGCTTTGAAAAAGCAGTTAAGTAACTGTATTGAAATAGAGCATGGAATAAGTACAGCTAAATAGAAAGGAGTGTAATTAAAGTGAAGAATAAATATTACTTAGATAATATGCTAAAGTCTATTATAGATGATAATCTTTCCAATATTGAAATTTCAAGAGATGTTTTCACCGAGTCTTGGAACAGGAAGGAGAGTGGAATAAGCAAAAAAAGATATTCTAATATTAAAAATACAAGAAAGACAGTGTTAGTATCAGTATGTTGTGTGGCATTAGCCATTAGTGGAGTTTTTACATTCTTTCCAGGAGCAAGAGTTGCTGCGCAAGATGCACTTAAAACTATATTTGTACCTGATAAATCTGGAAAAATTGTAGAAAAGCCAGAAGATACAGAAATCTGGTTTAGTGTTGGGGATAAAGTACTAACAGAGAAAAATAAGGTTGATATGGAAAGAAAGCTTGGCTTCAAGGTTAATTTGCCCGGTGAAATTGGTAAGTATACCTATAAAAGCGATGACAGTTTTGCTCTAGCACCAAGAGTTGTTGTGTGTGCTCGTGTAAAATATAAAGATAAAGATAAAATAAAGGATAAATTAAAAAAGGCGTTAGATGATGATAAGGTTTTTGAGGATCTTAAAAAGGATTATGAGTTGGATAGTTATGCTAGTTCGTCATATGTAGATGATCAAGGACATAAATTTAGGATTACTCTATCTAAAGATGCAGAGGCACCTCAAAAAAACGTTCAAGATAATATAAAAGAAGTGAATATTGATAATACTGAATGTATTATTTTACAGGACAAGAAATTTAACTATGGTTTAAAAATGTATGATGATGGAAGTGTTGGAAGTGATATGGAACATAAACCAATTAGTAGTGAAGAACAGTATAATATGTTCTGGACATATAATGGAGTAAATTATTATTTAGACATCGGTAAAAATTCTTCAGATATTGATGCAGCTATAGAATTTGCAACAGATTATATTAGAATTTTACAACAATAGTAGAATAAGAAATAGTAAGGCAAGTGTTTCGCTTGCCTTATTTATTAATTAAAGATGTGATATTCCCGTTTAATGTCTGGTGAGAATATAGAAATTTATTTACAATAAAAAAAGCATATTCCTTCTTTAATAGGTTAATAATAAAAAATATTTAGAAATTAAGATGAAGAATAGTTCTCATCATATGTAATTGTAGGATTTAAGTTATCTTTGATGTATAATGTATTGGGAGACATATAAAAAAATAATGAACTAGAAAACGTGTATTATTGTGATGTTATTTTCTTATACGTGTCTAAAGGAAATATAAACTTAAAGATAATCAGTAAATAAGGGAGATACATATGTTCGTAGCTAATAAGAATCCAAAAGTGTATGATCAGGTTATAGAAGAAATCAAAAGTAAAATAAAGTCGGGAGATATAAAAAAGGGCGACAGATTACCGTCAGAGAGGGAGATGGCAGAATCTCTTGGAGTATCACGTACCTCGGTTAGAGAAGCATTAAGAGCTCTAGAGGTGGTTGGCTTAGTAGAAAGCAGGCAAGGGGCAGGAAATTACATAAAAACAAATTTTGATAATTCACTATTTGAGCCTATTTCAGTCATGTTTATGTTGCAGGAAAGCTCACCAAAGGAAATGTATGATTTAAGAGAAACATTAGAGTTGCAGTGTGCTAGATTGTCTGCTAAAAATATAGAGGACAATGAACTTGATCTTTTGACAGCAATTTTAGATAGAATGTATATTGCAGAAAGTGAAGAAGAAAGTCTTAAATTAGATATTAAGTTTCACTACTTAATTGCAAAATCCACAAGGAACGTATTACTATTAAATGTTCTTGACGTTATATCACAGCTTGTAGATGAATTTATCCAGAAATTTAGAATGCAAATTTTGCATGCTGGAAACACTAAAGAAAATTTGCTAGAGATACATGAAAATATAGTAAGAGCTTTGAAGCTGAGGGATGAATCAAAAGCGTATAATGCCATGTTAGAACATTTTGAGTTAATCAGAAAAGCTTATGGCTATGAAAATTAGACTTACTTTATAAATAAATAGAAGAGATATACTGGAATTATCAGCACAATTCAAGCTGTACTGATAATTCCAGTATTTGTTTTGTTATTTTTTAAACAATCAAATGTAGAAGAAATGAATTTAAACTCAAGTTATGAACTTTTTTGAGAGAGATTAACTAAATTCAATGTTATATAAAATGCATGAATGCGAAGTTATAAAAAATATTCGCCATGTAAACATTTTCTGTTAAAAAAATAACAATTCTTTACAACGGATATTTAGAGATCTATAATTAAATTAGAAATTGGTCATACCAATTATAAATTGGTATGACAAGTTAATAAAAATCCAAAGATAAAATCATATCTATCCACTTATACGCAAAGCGTGAAAATTATGACTAGTGCTACATAGTAAGTAAACTTTAAAATATAAATTTTTAGGAGGAAAGTTATTATGAATATCTTAGTGTGTATTAAACAAGTACCAGGAACTTCAAAAGTAGAAGTTGATCCAGTCACTGGAGTGTTAAAGAGAGACGGCATAGACTCAAAAATGAATCCATATGATTTATATGCCTTAGAAGCCGCCTTAAATATTAAGGAAGATAAAGGTGGAACAGTTAAGGTTTTGAGTATGGGACCTAATCAAGCGTTAAGCGTAATAAGAGAAGCCTATACAATGGGAGCAGATGAAGGAGCCTTGCTATCAGATAGAAGATTTGGAGGAGCTGATGTTTTAGCTACATCATATACAATTGCTCAAGGTGTTAAAGAAATGGGAGATTTTCAATTAATAATTTGTGGTAAGCAGACTACGGATGGAGATACAGCACAAGTTGGACCTGAAATGGCAGAGTGGTTAAATATACCTCATGTAGCAAATGTAAAAAGTATAATTGAAATAGAAGATTCATTTATTACAGTGGAAATGGACATGCCTGAAAGTATTGAAACTGTAAAAATAGCATATCCATGTTTGATTACAGTAGATAAAGGAATTTTTGAGCCAAGATTACCTTCTTATAAAAAGAAATTATCTACAAAGGATAGAGAAATTAAGATATTTAGCCTTAATGATTTCAATGATAAAAATGAAAAAAATTATGGATTAAACGGTTCACCAACTCAAGTGGAAAGAATATTTCCACCAGAAGTTAATAATGACAGAGAGATGTGGACAGGAAGTTCAAATGAATTAAGTAAAAGAATAGGGAATAAGTTAAAGGCATTGAAATTCATTTAGTTAAGGGACAGTAAGATTAAGAAATATTTTAATATTTTTAAGTAAAAGAAGGAGACGAGATTATGGCAAAATTGGTTATAAATCAAGATAAGATAACAAATATTGAAGAGTTAATAAAAATTTGTCCTTTTGGTGCTCTTGAGAATAACAATGGAAAAGTTGAAATAAGTGGAGCATGTAAGATGTGTAGGCTTTGTGTCAAAAAGGGACCTAAGGGTGCAGTTGAATATATAGAAGAGGAAGTTAAGGAAATAGATAAAAGTGCTTGGAATGGAATTGGAGTTTATGTTGACCATGTAGATGGAGAGATACATCCAGTTACTTATGAGCTAATAGGAAAGGCTAGAGAATTAGCAGGTAAAATAAATCATCCTGTTTATGCAGTATTTGTAGGAAGCAATGTTTCTCACAAAGCAGAAGAGCTTTTGCATTATGGAGTAGATAAGGTTTTTGTATATGATGATAAAGAATTAGAATGTTTTAGAATAGAGCCATATACAGCTGCCTTTGAGGATTTTATAAATAATATAAAGCCAACTGCACTATTAGTTGGAGCGACTACAATAGGGAGATCATTAGCGCCAAGAATAGCAGCAAGATTTAAAACAGGACTTACAGCGGATTGCACAATCTTAGATATAAAAGAAAATACAGACTTAGTTCAGATAAGACCAGCATTTGGAGGGAATATAATGGCTCAAATAGTTACTCCAAATTCTAGACCACAACTTGCAACTGTTAGATATAAAGTTATGACAGCTCCAAAAAGAAGCGAAGAAATTAAAGGTGAAATAGTTAATTGTAAAATAGGTAGGGAAAAATTAAAATCTGGAATTACAGCTCTTGAAATAAAGAAAAAAGCTTCAGAGGTAGGTATAAGTGATGCAGAAGTCATCGTAGCAGCTGGAAGAGGAATTAAGTCAGAAAAAGATTTAGAAATGGTAAAAGAATTAGCTAAAGCTTTAAATGCAGAGTTTGCATGTACTAGACCATTGATTGAAGCAGGCTGGGTCGATGCAAAAAGACAGATTGGATTAAGTGGAAGAACTGTAAGGCCAAGACTGATAATAACTTGTGGTATATCAGGAGCAGTTCAGTTTACAGCTGGAATGAATAATTCGGATTATATATTTGCTATTAATACGGATGAAAAAGCACCAATATTCAAGGTTGCCCATTATGGAGTTATTGGAGATATGTATGAGGTAATTCCTGAACTAATAGAAAAGATAAAACTTGCTAAGGAGGCATAGGCTATGAGTTATAAAGAAGTTGAATTAAAGGATTATGAATATATATTAGCTATTGCAGAAAATGATAAGGAAAGAGTATTCTTTAGAAGTGAAATAAATGAAGATTATAGTCATGATGAACTAGGTGGAATTAAAAAAATGCCTGACATAGTAATCCAAGCTACAAGTACAGAGGAAGTTTCAAAAGTAATGAGGTATGCTTATGAGAATAACATTCCAGTAACTCCAAGAGGATCGGGTACAGGTCTTGTAGGGGCAGCAGTTCCTCTTAAAGGTGGAATAGTTATCGATCTTAGTAGAATGAATAAAATATTAGAATTAGATGATGAAAATTTGACTCTTACCTTAGAAACAGGCGTATTGCTTATGGATATTGGTAAATATGTTGAAGAATTTGATTTGTTCTATCCTCCAGATCCAGGTGAAAAATCAGCAACAATAGGTGGAAATATAAGTACTAATGCAGGTGGAATGAGAGCTGTAAAGTACGGAGTGACTAGAGATTATGTAAGAGGACTTGAAGTTGTTCTTCCAAACGGAGATGTAGTTAATTTAGGAGGTAAAGTTGTTAAAAATAGTTCGGGTTATTCCTTGAAGGATTTAATGATTGGTTCTGAAGGAACTTTGGGAATAGTGACAAAGGCGATATTGAAACTATTACCACTTCCTAAAAAGGCAGTAAGTCTTCTTATACCTTTTGGCAGCCTTGAACAAGCAATAGAAACTGTTCCTAAAATAATTAAATCTAAATCAATACCAACAGCAATTGAATTTATGCAGAGAGAAGCTATCCTTGCAGCAGAAGAATTTT harbors:
- a CDS encoding FadR/GntR family transcriptional regulator, producing the protein MFVANKNPKVYDQVIEEIKSKIKSGDIKKGDRLPSEREMAESLGVSRTSVREALRALEVVGLVESRQGAGNYIKTNFDNSLFEPISVMFMLQESSPKEMYDLRETLELQCARLSAKNIEDNELDLLTAILDRMYIAESEEESLKLDIKFHYLIAKSTRNVLLLNVLDVISQLVDEFIQKFRMQILHAGNTKENLLEIHENIVRALKLRDESKAYNAMLEHFELIRKAYGYEN
- a CDS encoding electron transfer flavoprotein subunit beta/FixA family protein translates to MNILVCIKQVPGTSKVEVDPVTGVLKRDGIDSKMNPYDLYALEAALNIKEDKGGTVKVLSMGPNQALSVIREAYTMGADEGALLSDRRFGGADVLATSYTIAQGVKEMGDFQLIICGKQTTDGDTAQVGPEMAEWLNIPHVANVKSIIEIEDSFITVEMDMPESIETVKIAYPCLITVDKGIFEPRLPSYKKKLSTKDREIKIFSLNDFNDKNEKNYGLNGSPTQVERIFPPEVNNDREMWTGSSNELSKRIGNKLKALKFI
- a CDS encoding RNA polymerase sigma factor, with protein sequence MEIEEIVTRCKNGEREAFRELLQTVERKALATAYFLSGNRGIAEDILQETYMKCFIEINKLKEPQAFKVWFFKILVRTGWEMSKRQSILVPTEITSENEKLFYDKNRDSNNVIDEYEIKNVMENAINNLSQNLKTVVILYYYNDMSIDEISRVTGCFKATIKSRLFYARAALKKQLSNCIEIEHGISTAK
- a CDS encoding FAD-binding oxidoreductase → MSYKEVELKDYEYILAIAENDKERVFFRSEINEDYSHDELGGIKKMPDIVIQATSTEEVSKVMRYAYENNIPVTPRGSGTGLVGAAVPLKGGIVIDLSRMNKILELDDENLTLTLETGVLLMDIGKYVEEFDLFYPPDPGEKSATIGGNISTNAGGMRAVKYGVTRDYVRGLEVVLPNGDVVNLGGKVVKNSSGYSLKDLMIGSEGTLGIVTKAILKLLPLPKKAVSLLIPFGSLEQAIETVPKIIKSKSIPTAIEFMQREAILAAEEFLGKSFPDKSSDAYLLLTFDGNSTEEIEKDYENVANICLEAGALDVFISDTEERQESIWSARGCFLEAIKALTSEMDEVDVVVPRNKIGEFVTFTHELEHKADVRIKSFGHAGDGNLHVYILRDELKEDEWHAKLDEVMQIMYDKAKELKGQVSGEHGIGFAKKGYLKQSLPDECINIMQGIKLAFDPKNILNPGKVCE
- a CDS encoding patatin family protein; protein product: MTGLVLEGGAFRGLFTAGVLDALLDIKAELKYIIGVSAGATNAYSYVSKQRGRNLEIMERFMDNKRYISYRNLIRCRSIMDLEFVFDEIPNKYCPFDYKAFYEFEGKMLAGAFNIESGENEYFDKDLLDKRNSILRASIAIPLAFPFEKINGKYYADGGLLEPIPINKSIADGNDRNIIVLTRNEGYRKKQSKANMMTYRLYKNKYPKLANVLRDRHIKYNEQLDYCKKLEDAGRAIIIRPTVDMNINRFEKDKVRLKSIYENGYDLVIKDKDKILSYIK
- a CDS encoding FAD-binding protein, giving the protein MAKLVINQDKITNIEELIKICPFGALENNNGKVEISGACKMCRLCVKKGPKGAVEYIEEEVKEIDKSAWNGIGVYVDHVDGEIHPVTYELIGKARELAGKINHPVYAVFVGSNVSHKAEELLHYGVDKVFVYDDKELECFRIEPYTAAFEDFINNIKPTALLVGATTIGRSLAPRIAARFKTGLTADCTILDIKENTDLVQIRPAFGGNIMAQIVTPNSRPQLATVRYKVMTAPKRSEEIKGEIVNCKIGREKLKSGITALEIKKKASEVGISDAEVIVAAGRGIKSEKDLEMVKELAKALNAEFACTRPLIEAGWVDAKRQIGLSGRTVRPRLIITCGISGAVQFTAGMNNSDYIFAINTDEKAPIFKVAHYGVIGDMYEVIPELIEKIKLAKEA